The Elusimicrobiota bacterium genome includes a region encoding these proteins:
- a CDS encoding SagB/ThcOx family dehydrogenase, giving the protein MKKNAYLVAILILFTIHPAFSQSVKTKDIKTPIKHEVIKSTFTAKQETLKLSTTQSVVIPDFLQLPAPVLKGTLSVEECIAKRRSIRQYQEKELTIEQISQILWAAQGITDLKDKHRSAPSAGAIYPAELYLITSSGVFNYVPDAHQLRKIASTDIRQNLSNACLGQSSVAEAGINIVISVAYGRTAWKYGEKAVRFADIEAGHIAENISLQAVSLGLGSVCIGTLNDSEIKLLLNLPSDQKPIYVIPVGYPK; this is encoded by the coding sequence ATGAAAAAAAACGCTTATTTAGTTGCAATTTTGATTCTGTTTACAATTCACCCTGCCTTTTCTCAATCAGTAAAAACAAAAGACATAAAAACTCCGATAAAACATGAAGTCATTAAATCAACCTTTACCGCAAAACAGGAAACTCTTAAACTATCTACCACTCAAAGTGTGGTTATTCCGGATTTTCTCCAGCTTCCTGCGCCTGTTTTGAAGGGAACTTTATCTGTTGAAGAGTGTATTGCAAAACGCCGTTCTATCAGGCAATATCAAGAGAAGGAACTAACTATTGAACAGATTTCGCAAATTTTATGGGCCGCTCAGGGAATAACAGACTTAAAAGATAAACACCGTTCAGCTCCTTCAGCAGGCGCTATTTATCCGGCTGAATTATATCTAATCACTTCCAGCGGTGTCTTTAATTACGTCCCGGACGCTCATCAGCTGAGAAAAATAGCTTCAACAGATATCAGGCAGAACTTGTCGAATGCCTGCCTGGGCCAAAGTTCAGTTGCTGAGGCCGGAATAAACATAGTTATTTCTGTCGCCTACGGAAGAACTGCCTGGAAATACGGGGAAAAAGCCGTAAGGTTTGCTGATATTGAGGCAGGCCATATTGCAGAAAATATTTCGCTTCAAGCGGTGTCCTTAGGGCTGGGTTCAGTCTGTATTGGCACTTTAAACGACAGCGAAATTAAACTTCTTTTAAACCTTCCCTCCGATCAGAAACCGATATATGTGATTCCGGTTGGTTACCCAAAGTGA